From Paenibacillus sp. PK3_47, the proteins below share one genomic window:
- a CDS encoding DUF1836 domain-containing protein: MSRIEMSGLLLSLTGNFDRKPLHILQDAWTKYHQDEVQRGATLPAFLTTDVPPILQKILKGRQVKGFSLSDIAALGRLIEYSTLTVSTMQNWVKRDFKDYLGAPRQGKKYSVNQAALLFIIDDLKAALDFESIRQLFRMIFLKPDIEEDDLVEPAQLYNGYSALFEEIKQSPLLQVQAMTARSTPKDYCLKREGAIRGAIEKLMNRLSHLTRQQKEAVKNMLMISAISVQTCYYQSVARQYVNAALFLDF; this comes from the coding sequence TTGAGTCGAATAGAGATGTCGGGACTTCTGCTGTCCCTGACCGGAAACTTCGATCGTAAACCGCTTCATATTTTACAGGATGCCTGGACGAAATATCATCAGGATGAGGTGCAGAGAGGGGCAACACTGCCGGCATTCCTTACTACAGATGTTCCGCCCATTCTACAGAAGATCCTCAAGGGACGCCAAGTGAAAGGCTTCTCGCTGTCCGATATTGCTGCGCTTGGCCGTCTGATCGAGTACTCCACACTGACCGTTTCGACGATGCAAAATTGGGTGAAACGCGATTTCAAGGACTATCTGGGTGCTCCGCGGCAGGGCAAAAAATATTCGGTCAACCAGGCTGCGCTGCTGTTTATTATTGATGATCTGAAGGCCGCGCTTGATTTCGAGAGCATCCGCCAGCTTTTCAGAATGATATTTCTGAAGCCAGATATTGAGGAGGATGACCTGGTCGAACCCGCCCAGCTGTATAATGGTTACTCGGCGCTGTTCGAGGAGATCAAACAAAGCCCGCTGCTGCAGGTACAAGCTATGACAGCACGCAGTACGCCCAAGGACTATTGCCTGAAAAGAGAGGGTGCGATCCGCGGCGCCATTGAAAAGCTGATGAACCGTCTGAGCCATCTGACCCGGCAGCAGAAAGAGGCTGTCAAAAACATGCTCATGATCTCGGCCATTTCCGTGCAGACCTGCTACTACCAGTCCGTGGCCAGGCAGTATGTAAATGCCGCATTATTCCTTGATTTTTAG
- a CDS encoding hemolysin family protein has protein sequence MGIGLSLTLVAILIILTAFFVATEFAVVRLRGSQVSQMVLEGKKNALAVQRVAANLDGYLSACQLGITITALGIGALAEPAFEQLLMPLFDMANINHSVSEPIAFALAFIIATFLHVVVGELAPKTAAINIPEKIGQFTSPLIIWFYKILYPLIWLMNGSANLLVRMFGMKPASEHGDAHSEDEIRLILSESYESGKINKAEYGYVNRIFTFDEMLAKEIMVPRTDMICLFTENTLQENLDIIRREQYTRFPVADGSKDNIIGMINTKQLYLNYDNNPDFDFKSLIQPLLTVSEVTPVKTLLTRMQVERVHIALLLDEYGGTSGLITIEDILEEIVGEIRDEFDGDERKNIEKISDTDYLFDGKVSLLEIKQQTGLDFNDEEVTTIGGWLYSHLPEPAVGKSLVHEHVTLTVREMNKNRIRKVEIVIGEKESLETAQHTE, from the coding sequence ATGGGTATAGGACTTAGTTTGACGTTGGTGGCCATTTTGATTATTTTAACCGCTTTTTTTGTAGCTACGGAATTTGCAGTAGTACGGCTAAGAGGCAGCCAGGTAAGCCAGATGGTGCTTGAAGGTAAGAAGAATGCACTTGCAGTTCAAAGAGTTGCTGCGAATCTGGACGGTTACCTGTCTGCCTGCCAGCTTGGGATTACAATCACTGCCCTCGGGATCGGGGCGCTCGCAGAGCCTGCCTTTGAGCAGCTGCTTATGCCTCTGTTCGATATGGCAAATATCAACCACAGTGTCAGTGAGCCCATTGCTTTTGCCTTAGCATTTATTATTGCCACATTCCTGCATGTCGTGGTCGGCGAGCTCGCCCCGAAGACAGCAGCTATAAACATTCCGGAAAAAATCGGTCAATTTACATCACCGCTGATCATTTGGTTCTACAAAATTCTTTACCCTCTGATCTGGCTTATGAACGGTTCAGCCAACCTGCTTGTGCGCATGTTCGGAATGAAGCCGGCCAGCGAGCATGGGGATGCACACAGTGAAGACGAGATCCGCCTGATTTTGTCAGAGAGTTACGAGAGCGGCAAAATCAACAAAGCCGAGTACGGCTATGTTAACCGTATTTTTACTTTTGATGAAATGCTGGCCAAAGAAATTATGGTTCCCCGCACGGATATGATCTGCTTGTTCACCGAGAACACCCTGCAGGAGAATCTGGATATTATCCGCAGAGAGCAGTACACCCGTTTCCCTGTAGCGGACGGCAGCAAGGATAATATTATCGGTATGATCAACACCAAGCAGCTGTATCTGAATTATGACAACAACCCTGATTTCGATTTCAAAAGCCTGATTCAGCCTCTGCTGACCGTCTCTGAAGTCACACCTGTCAAAACACTGCTTACCCGTATGCAGGTTGAGCGTGTACACATCGCTTTGCTGCTGGATGAATATGGCGGTACTTCGGGACTGATCACCATTGAAGACATTCTCGAAGAAATTGTCGGTGAAATCCGCGACGAATTTGACGGTGACGAACGAAAGAATATCGAGAAGATCAGTGATACAGACTACCTGTTCGACGGTAAAGTCTCTTTGCTTGAGATTAAGCAACAGACCGGCCTTGATTTCAATGATGAAGAGGTTACAACCATCGGGGGCTGGTTATACAGCCATCTTCCGGAACCTGCAGTCGGTAAAAGTCTTGTCCATGAACATGTTACACTGACTGTACGGGAAATGAACAAGAACCGCATCCGCAAGGTTGAAATTGTGATCGGCGAGAAAGAGTCACTGGAAACGGCGCAGCATACGGAATAA
- a CDS encoding GNAT family N-acetyltransferase yields the protein MPDDAAELLQLQHRLDKETSFMLLEPDERQSNVQQVQEMIGKFAAADTSTIIGAFAEGRLAGYISVMGESTRRNRHSAYIVIGILKHYHGKGIGTRLFNEIEAWAAGSGIMRLELTVMTHNEQAVALYTKSGFAIEGIKRKSLRVNGEWVDEYYMSRLFG from the coding sequence ATGCCGGACGATGCTGCTGAGCTGCTGCAATTGCAGCACCGTCTGGACAAAGAGACCTCCTTTATGCTGCTGGAACCGGATGAGAGGCAGAGTAATGTTCAGCAGGTGCAGGAAATGATCGGGAAGTTTGCCGCAGCTGACACGTCAACTATAATCGGTGCGTTTGCAGAGGGTAGACTGGCGGGGTATATATCGGTCATGGGCGAGAGCACAAGGCGCAACCGGCACAGCGCTTATATTGTTATTGGCATCCTGAAACACTATCATGGGAAGGGCATAGGCACAAGGCTGTTCAATGAAATTGAAGCCTGGGCTGCCGGCAGCGGCATTATGCGGCTGGAGCTTACGGTAATGACCCACAACGAGCAGGCGGTGGCGCTGTACACCAAAAGCGGCTTTGCAATCGAAGGGATTAAACGGAAGTCGCTGAGGGTGAACGGGGAATGGGTGGATGAGTATTATATGAGCCGGTTGTTTGGTTAA
- a CDS encoding VOC family protein, whose translation MTSPILNQIGAVFIPVSDIERSKNWYCSLLGLPLDGEVLFGHLYVVPMQGTGLVLDSKIFTAESVLKIPAFHLNTEDIDAAYDFVKKSGAEIITDIENDHWFNFKDPDGNVLMICRC comes from the coding sequence GTGACAAGTCCGATTCTGAATCAGATTGGTGCCGTCTTCATTCCGGTTAGCGACATTGAGCGGTCAAAGAACTGGTATTGCAGCTTGCTCGGATTACCGCTTGACGGCGAAGTGCTGTTTGGACATTTGTATGTGGTACCGATGCAGGGGACGGGGCTTGTGCTGGACAGTAAGATTTTTACGGCTGAGTCCGTGCTGAAGATCCCGGCTTTTCATCTGAACACGGAGGATATTGATGCTGCTTATGATTTTGTAAAGAAAAGCGGGGCGGAAATTATAACCGATATCGAGAATGACCATTGGTTTAATTTCAAGGACCCGGACGGCAATGTCCTGATGATCTGCCGTTGTTGA
- a CDS encoding TrkH family potassium uptake protein encodes MKLANISFGRLRLTPPKILSLGFILLIAVGTILLYLPASSTGERLSFIDALFMATSATCVTGLAVVDTGTQLTVFGQVVLLVLFQFGGLGFVTMATLITLVLNKRISLKDRLLLQESMNQNSMQGIVKLIRRVLIYSLVIQLSGAAVFAARFMMEMPAGKAVYYGFFHSVSIFNNAGFDLFGDLHGPFSGITRFVEDPIVNITSMLLIFLGGIGFIVLSDIIDFPKRKRLTLHSKVVLSTSAALILIGALIFFWLELNSTLKPLHAGGKIMASFLQAITPRSGGVTTIDIPLLRESTQFLMILLMFIGAAPGSTGGGIKVTTFAILVSTAVARLRKKEDIVMFRHRISKDTVYRAITMTLLSLMLIVIATMLLSVTESADFLTVLFEAVSAFGTSGITMGLTPELTTAGKLLVIILMFVGRTGPLTLAYALKPKKSKELYRYPEGNITIG; translated from the coding sequence ATGAAATTGGCTAACATATCCTTCGGGCGCCTGAGGCTCACGCCTCCCAAAATACTGTCTTTAGGCTTCATCCTGCTGATTGCGGTGGGCACGATACTGCTTTATCTGCCGGCCTCATCAACCGGAGAACGACTTTCGTTCATCGACGCGTTATTTATGGCGACTTCGGCTACTTGTGTTACCGGACTTGCCGTTGTCGACACCGGGACACAGCTCACCGTTTTTGGGCAGGTTGTTCTGCTGGTGCTGTTCCAGTTCGGCGGACTCGGGTTCGTGACTATGGCTACGCTCATTACGCTTGTACTGAACAAACGGATTTCCCTCAAAGACCGGCTGCTGCTGCAGGAATCCATGAACCAGAACTCCATGCAGGGAATCGTCAAGCTGATCCGCAGGGTGCTGATCTATTCCCTCGTTATACAGCTTAGCGGGGCCGCAGTGTTCGCCGCAAGATTTATGATGGAGATGCCTGCCGGTAAAGCGGTCTATTACGGATTTTTCCACAGTGTGTCCATTTTTAACAATGCCGGATTTGATCTCTTTGGGGATCTTCACGGGCCGTTCTCCGGAATTACCCGGTTTGTGGAAGACCCCATTGTAAATATCACGTCCATGCTGCTTATTTTTCTCGGCGGGATCGGGTTTATTGTGTTGTCCGATATCATTGATTTTCCCAAGCGCAAACGGCTTACCCTGCATTCCAAAGTCGTTCTCTCCACTTCTGCTGCGCTCATTCTGATCGGTGCACTCATCTTTTTCTGGCTGGAGCTGAATTCAACCCTGAAACCTCTGCATGCCGGCGGCAAAATCATGGCCTCCTTCCTGCAGGCGATTACCCCGCGCTCCGGAGGAGTTACTACTATTGATATTCCGCTCCTTCGCGAATCCACCCAGTTCCTGATGATTCTGCTGATGTTCATCGGTGCGGCTCCGGGGTCTACGGGCGGGGGGATCAAGGTTACAACCTTTGCCATTCTGGTAAGCACGGCTGTGGCAAGACTGCGCAAAAAAGAGGATATTGTCATGTTCCGCCACCGGATCTCCAAGGATACCGTGTACAGGGCTATTACGATGACCCTCCTGTCCCTGATGCTTATCGTTATCGCAACCATGCTGCTGTCTGTCACAGAGAGCGCTGACTTCCTGACTGTACTGTTTGAGGCGGTATCCGCCTTCGGCACCTCAGGCATTACGATGGGGCTGACCCCGGAGCTGACGACTGCCGGCAAGCTGCTTGTAATCATTCTGATGTTCGTCGGCCGGACCGGCCCGCTTACATTAGCCTATGCGCTTAAGCCGAAGAAGAGTAAAGAGCTGTACCGGTATCCGGAAGGAAATATTACGATCGGGTAA
- a CDS encoding aminopeptidase — translation MTDFEAKLNKYADLAVEIGVNVQQGQTLVISAPISAAEFVRKITAKAYAIGASLVKVNWSDESITRQQFEHAAPEVFTKAPTWFAGEMTELAEEGAAFLHVIADNPDALKGIDPERIANFQKTRGAALTKYREYQMSDKVSWSIVAIPSEAWAEKVFPDVPAEERVDKLWEAIFHTVRIDREDPVAAWQEHLDNLEQKADVLNAKKYKSLHYIAPGTDLTIELPEGHLWAQGDSINAKGHSFVANMPTEEVFTAPLKTGVNGTVRSTKPLSYGGNVIDNFSITFENGRIVSVSAEKGQDSLEYLIGLDEGAKYLGEVALVPHKSPISESNILYFNTLFDENASNHLAIGTAYAFCLEGGKEMSQDELIERGLNTSVTHVDFMIGSAEMDIYGITADGTREPVFKGGNWAF, via the coding sequence GTGACCGATTTTGAAGCAAAGCTTAACAAATATGCAGACCTGGCTGTTGAGATTGGGGTTAACGTTCAACAGGGACAAACCCTGGTCATCAGCGCGCCCATTTCAGCCGCAGAATTCGTGCGTAAGATCACCGCCAAAGCCTATGCCATTGGAGCAAGCCTGGTCAAGGTGAACTGGAGTGATGAGAGCATCACACGCCAGCAGTTTGAACACGCCGCACCGGAGGTCTTCACCAAGGCTCCAACATGGTTTGCCGGAGAGATGACCGAGCTTGCCGAGGAAGGTGCCGCATTCCTGCATGTCATTGCCGACAATCCGGATGCCCTCAAAGGCATAGACCCTGAACGGATCGCCAATTTCCAGAAAACACGCGGCGCCGCACTTACCAAATACCGCGAGTACCAGATGTCCGATAAAGTCAGCTGGAGCATTGTCGCCATCCCTTCCGAGGCATGGGCCGAGAAGGTATTCCCAGATGTACCTGCAGAAGAGCGTGTAGATAAACTCTGGGAAGCGATTTTCCACACCGTACGCATTGACCGTGAAGATCCGGTAGCCGCATGGCAGGAGCATCTCGATAACCTGGAACAGAAAGCTGACGTACTCAACGCCAAAAAGTACAAAAGCCTGCATTACATAGCCCCCGGCACAGATCTCACCATTGAGCTTCCGGAAGGCCACTTGTGGGCTCAAGGGGACAGCATCAATGCAAAAGGCCATTCTTTTGTAGCCAATATGCCGACGGAAGAAGTATTTACAGCCCCGCTCAAGACCGGCGTTAACGGTACCGTCAGAAGCACCAAACCGCTGAGCTACGGCGGAAATGTAATTGACAATTTCTCCATCACCTTTGAGAACGGACGGATTGTCAGCGTGAGCGCAGAGAAAGGCCAGGATTCCCTGGAGTATCTGATCGGCCTGGATGAAGGTGCAAAATATCTGGGGGAGGTTGCTCTCGTTCCGCACAAATCACCGATCTCTGAATCCAATATTCTGTATTTCAACACTTTGTTTGACGAAAATGCCTCGAACCACCTGGCCATCGGCACAGCCTATGCGTTCTGCCTGGAAGGCGGTAAAGAAATGAGCCAGGATGAGCTGATTGAGCGCGGCCTTAACACCAGTGTAACGCATGTCGATTTCATGATCGGTTCCGCCGAGATGGATATCTACGGTATTACTGCTGACGGAACCCGTGAACCGGTATTCAAAGGCGGAAACTGGGCTTTCTAA
- a CDS encoding aminopeptidase yields the protein MLSFKQKLENYALLAVKIGVNIQPGQTLVLNADIAAAELVRLVVRNAYEAGAKLVKVNYTDEQVTRTRYDLAPRDSFLEPPQWQADELADLARGGAAFMTIISTNPDLLNGVEPGRISDHQRTHGQAMAPYREMMMSNQVSWCGLAFPSPSWAAKVFPEAPAEEQVELLWNAIFQAVRADLENPVEAWTQHLDGLKQRCDMLNASKFRKLHYTAPGTDLTIELPEGHIWCQAGAVNSRGVSFLANIPTEEVFTAPLKTGANGTVSSTKPLSYGGNIIDQFSLTLENGKVTDFKAEIGHEALSSLLAMDEGAAYFGEVALVPYHSPISESGILYYTTLYDENASCHLALGAAYAFTLQDGISMTKEQLIEKGMNQSLTHVDFMMGSPEMNIDGITDDGKSTPIFRNGNWASPLDFSVKI from the coding sequence ATGTTAAGTTTTAAGCAGAAGCTGGAGAATTACGCACTGCTCGCAGTGAAAATCGGAGTGAACATCCAGCCCGGCCAAACGCTCGTACTGAACGCCGATATCGCCGCAGCCGAGCTGGTACGCCTGGTTGTCCGCAACGCGTACGAAGCCGGCGCTAAGCTTGTCAAAGTCAACTACACTGATGAGCAGGTGACTCGTACCCGCTACGACCTTGCTCCGCGGGACAGCTTCCTTGAGCCGCCGCAATGGCAGGCGGATGAGCTTGCCGACCTTGCACGGGGCGGCGCTGCTTTCATGACGATCATCTCCACGAATCCGGACCTGTTAAACGGTGTAGAGCCGGGGAGAATCTCCGATCATCAGCGTACCCACGGCCAGGCTATGGCTCCTTACCGCGAAATGATGATGAGCAATCAGGTCAGCTGGTGCGGGCTCGCTTTCCCTTCACCGTCCTGGGCAGCCAAAGTGTTCCCGGAGGCCCCCGCTGAAGAGCAGGTAGAACTGCTGTGGAATGCCATCTTCCAGGCTGTCCGTGCCGACCTGGAGAATCCGGTAGAAGCCTGGACTCAGCATCTGGACGGCCTTAAGCAGCGCTGTGATATGCTGAACGCCAGCAAGTTCCGCAAGCTGCATTATACTGCCCCTGGTACAGACCTGACCATAGAACTGCCGGAAGGCCATATCTGGTGCCAGGCAGGTGCGGTGAACAGCCGCGGCGTATCCTTCCTGGCCAATATTCCGACAGAGGAAGTCTTCACTGCTCCCCTCAAAACAGGCGCGAACGGTACTGTCAGCAGCACCAAACCGCTCAGCTACGGCGGGAATATCATCGACCAATTCTCACTCACCCTGGAGAATGGCAAGGTTACAGACTTCAAGGCTGAAATCGGCCATGAAGCATTGTCTTCCCTGCTTGCCATGGATGAAGGCGCCGCTTATTTCGGCGAAGTTGCCTTGGTTCCTTACCACTCCCCTATTTCAGAGAGCGGAATCCTCTACTACACGACACTGTACGATGAGAATGCCTCCTGTCACCTGGCACTGGGGGCTGCCTATGCGTTCACCCTGCAGGACGGGATCTCCATGACCAAGGAGCAGCTGATCGAAAAAGGCATGAACCAGAGCCTGACGCATGTTGATTTTATGATGGGCTCACCGGAAATGAACATTGACGGGATTACTGACGATGGAAAAAGCACGCCGATTTTCCGCAACGGCAACTGGGCGTCACCACTTGATTTTTCGGTAAAAATATGA
- a CDS encoding TetR/AcrR family transcriptional regulator: MSPRAGLDTHSLVKTAAELADEQGIEAVTLAALAARLGVRSPSLYNHVKGLAGLRTLMAVYGLDQLYTGMSEALEGLSGDAAVHAIGQAYVGFARQHPGLYETTLKAPEQGDTELKEASERILSLIIQVLAGYRLGEEGSIHAVRGFRSILHGFTSIENKGGFGLPVNLEDSLARLINTYLSGIHCMGSEGKDHQ; this comes from the coding sequence ATGTCACCGAGGGCAGGACTGGATACGCATTCGCTGGTTAAGACAGCGGCAGAACTGGCGGATGAGCAGGGAATAGAAGCTGTCACGCTGGCTGCACTTGCAGCCAGGCTAGGTGTTCGCTCTCCGTCGCTGTATAATCACGTTAAGGGGCTTGCAGGACTTCGCACATTAATGGCGGTTTACGGATTGGATCAGTTGTATACGGGCATGTCAGAGGCATTGGAAGGCCTTAGCGGTGATGCTGCAGTGCATGCCATAGGACAGGCTTATGTCGGTTTTGCAAGGCAGCATCCGGGACTCTACGAAACAACGCTTAAGGCGCCGGAACAAGGAGACACCGAACTGAAGGAGGCAAGCGAACGTATCCTGTCGCTAATCATTCAGGTGCTGGCCGGCTATAGGCTTGGAGAAGAGGGAAGTATTCATGCAGTCCGCGGCTTCCGCAGCATTTTGCACGGATTTACATCCATTGAGAACAAAGGGGGCTTCGGGCTGCCTGTAAATCTTGAAGACAGTCTCGCCCGTCTGATTAACACTTATTTATCAGGAATACACTGCATGGGCTCTGAAGGGAAAGATCATCAGTAA
- a CDS encoding MBL fold metallo-hydrolase produces the protein MRLIQEGNLLQLTWLPRFFPVNCYFVIEDQGLTLIDAGMSYCLKGIVSTAAKLNKPVTRIILTHAHADHVGALDVVKQHYPEAVVYISSRDAALLAGDQSLWPGEPQTPIKGSVPSKVTTKPDVLLEDGDSVGSLRAVSTPGHTPGSMSFLDSRSNAVIAGDAFQTFGRVAVAGTVVPWFPFPAMATWNKEQAVSSAERLLKLSPSVLAAGHGNLLKAPADQMKQAIRTAQIQLKKEGE, from the coding sequence ATGAGACTAATTCAAGAAGGTAATTTACTGCAGCTTACCTGGTTGCCTCGATTCTTCCCGGTTAACTGCTACTTTGTTATTGAAGATCAGGGGCTTACCCTTATTGATGCTGGAATGTCCTATTGTCTGAAGGGGATCGTCAGTACAGCCGCCAAGCTGAATAAGCCGGTCACACGCATCATCCTTACTCATGCACATGCTGATCATGTGGGAGCACTGGATGTGGTAAAGCAGCACTATCCGGAGGCAGTTGTCTATATCTCCTCACGGGATGCCGCTTTGCTGGCCGGTGACCAGTCTTTATGGCCGGGAGAGCCGCAGACACCCATTAAAGGAAGCGTACCTTCCAAAGTAACAACGAAGCCTGATGTTCTGCTTGAGGATGGAGATAGTGTAGGCTCATTACGTGCGGTCAGCACACCCGGTCATACTCCGGGGTCGATGTCTTTTCTGGATTCGCGCAGCAATGCCGTCATTGCCGGAGATGCTTTTCAGACCTTTGGGAGAGTGGCTGTGGCCGGTACTGTGGTTCCATGGTTCCCTTTCCCGGCAATGGCCACATGGAACAAGGAGCAGGCTGTATCCAGCGCAGAGCGGCTGCTGAAGTTGTCACCGTCTGTTCTGGCCGCCGGTCACGGGAATCTGCTGAAAGCTCCGGCAGACCAAATGAAGCAGGCGATTCGTACTGCCCAGATACAGCTTAAGAAAGAGGGGGAATAG
- the pstB gene encoding phosphate ABC transporter ATP-binding protein PstB encodes MGTASAVRESFQTEDLSIFYGTYEAVKGISLPFAQNTVTALIGPSGCGKSTFLRSLNRMNDDISGSTTKGSIWIDGIDINAPGTDVIKLRQKIGMVWQKPNPFYKSIYDNIAFGPKYHGIKGKKALDEIVESSLRRAALWDEVKDRLKDSALALSGGQQQRLCIARALSVNPQILLLDEPASALDPVSTGKVEELIKELKEELRIVIVTHNMQQAARISDYTAYFYLGSLVEYDKTEKVFSNPENQMTQEYIMGRFG; translated from the coding sequence ATGGGAACAGCATCTGCGGTGCGGGAATCATTTCAGACGGAGGACTTGAGCATTTTTTACGGCACATATGAGGCTGTAAAGGGGATCAGTCTTCCTTTTGCCCAGAATACAGTCACAGCGCTGATCGGCCCTTCCGGCTGCGGGAAATCGACATTCCTGCGGTCGCTTAACCGAATGAATGATGACATTTCCGGTTCGACAACCAAAGGAAGCATCTGGATTGACGGGATAGATATCAATGCACCCGGTACGGATGTGATCAAGCTGCGCCAGAAGATCGGAATGGTCTGGCAGAAGCCCAACCCGTTCTATAAATCCATTTACGATAACATTGCCTTCGGCCCGAAATATCACGGCATCAAAGGTAAAAAAGCTTTGGATGAAATTGTGGAGAGCAGCCTGCGCCGTGCAGCCCTGTGGGATGAAGTTAAGGACCGGCTGAAGGACTCTGCACTCGCCCTCTCCGGCGGACAGCAGCAGCGTCTGTGCATCGCCCGCGCACTGTCGGTTAACCCACAAATCTTGCTGCTGGATGAGCCGGCCTCCGCACTTGACCCTGTATCTACAGGGAAGGTAGAGGAGCTCATTAAGGAGCTGAAGGAAGAGCTGCGGATTGTAATTGTAACGCACAATATGCAGCAGGCGGCACGGATCTCGGATTACACAGCTTACTTCTACCTGGGTTCCCTTGTGGAGTATGACAAGACGGAGAAGGTATTCAGCAATCCCGAGAATCAAATGACACAGGAATATATCATGGGCCGCTTCGGCTGA
- the pstA gene encoding phosphate ABC transporter permease PstA: MKPKTADKIATTFIVFFALLIVAILVGLLGYILVRGLNHISWDFLTSAPQKIRAGGGVGPQLFNSLYLLVLTLLITVPLGLGAGIFMAEYARPGKLTNFIRLIVEVLSSFPSIIVGLFGLLLIVNYFDLGFSLVSGAIALTFFNLPLMVRITEQAFRTVPKAQKEAGFALGLSKWKIVTSVLLPVALPTIITGTILSAGRVFGEAAALMFTAGMSSPRLDFTDWNPLHSNSPLNPFRPAETLAVHIWKINSEGLAPDAIQIAAGASAVLVIMVLIFNLVARYFGRFIYRKLTASKRVN; the protein is encoded by the coding sequence TTGAAGCCGAAGACAGCAGATAAAATTGCCACTACGTTTATTGTCTTTTTCGCATTACTGATTGTTGCTATCCTGGTTGGCCTGCTGGGCTACATCCTGGTGCGCGGACTTAATCATATCAGCTGGGATTTTCTAACCTCGGCACCGCAAAAAATCCGGGCAGGCGGCGGCGTAGGGCCGCAGCTGTTCAACTCGCTCTACCTGCTTGTGCTGACACTGCTGATCACAGTACCGCTGGGTCTTGGCGCCGGAATCTTTATGGCGGAATATGCCCGTCCCGGCAAGCTTACGAATTTCATCCGTCTCATTGTAGAAGTCCTGTCATCTTTCCCTTCGATCATCGTCGGCCTGTTCGGCTTGCTGCTGATCGTCAACTACTTTGATCTCGGGTTCTCCCTGGTATCCGGCGCCATTGCGCTGACCTTCTTCAATCTGCCGCTGATGGTGCGTATTACAGAGCAGGCTTTCCGCACTGTACCCAAAGCCCAGAAGGAAGCCGGTTTCGCCCTGGGATTGTCCAAATGGAAAATCGTTACTTCTGTGCTGCTCCCGGTAGCCCTGCCTACCATCATTACCGGAACCATCCTGTCCGCAGGACGTGTCTTCGGTGAAGCGGCGGCACTGATGTTCACTGCGGGGATGAGCAGCCCGCGTCTGGATTTCACAGACTGGAATCCGCTGCACTCGAACTCGCCGCTGAACCCGTTCCGTCCGGCGGAGACGCTGGCGGTTCATATCTGGAAAATCAACAGTGAAGGCCTTGCTCCTGATGCGATCCAGATTGCAGCCGGAGCCTCGGCTGTACTCGTAATCATGGTGCTGATCTTCAACCTGGTTGCCCGTTATTTCGGCCGGTTCATTTACCGCAAGCTGACAGCATCCAAGAGAGTAAATTAA
- the pstC gene encoding phosphate ABC transporter permease subunit PstC: protein MVGRIYMSLCVLLLIVIIVSMVYFVASKGIANFISGEVKLTDFLFGTKWSPEGETPSFGALPFISGSFLVTLLAALIASPLSICAALFMTEIVPGWGKKLLQPVIELLSGIPSVVYGFVGLSVIVPFLRDTFPGQGIGVAAGALVLSVMILPTITSVAADALASLPQNLKESSFALGATRWQTISRVILPTTLPAIMTGVVLGMARAFGEALAVQMVIGNAPFVPRSLFESASTLTSVITLSMGNTTMGSTLNNALWSMALVLMLMTFVFVLLVRMLERRNKI from the coding sequence ATGGTAGGGCGTATTTATATGTCCTTGTGCGTTCTGCTCTTGATTGTGATCATTGTTTCAATGGTCTATTTCGTAGCGTCCAAAGGTATAGCCAATTTTATCAGCGGTGAAGTGAAGCTGACTGATTTCCTGTTCGGCACAAAGTGGTCTCCTGAAGGGGAAACACCGTCTTTTGGAGCATTACCTTTTATCTCCGGTTCATTCCTGGTCACACTGCTTGCCGCACTGATTGCAAGTCCGCTTAGTATCTGTGCTGCACTGTTCATGACCGAAATCGTTCCAGGGTGGGGGAAAAAGCTGCTGCAGCCGGTAATCGAGCTGCTGTCCGGTATTCCATCCGTTGTATACGGCTTTGTAGGCCTCAGTGTTATTGTTCCGTTTCTGCGGGATACGTTTCCCGGCCAGGGTATCGGGGTTGCTGCAGGCGCGCTTGTACTTTCGGTCATGATCCTGCCGACAATTACAAGCGTGGCTGCAGACGCGCTGGCTTCTTTGCCGCAAAACCTGAAAGAATCCTCATTTGCGCTCGGTGCCACCCGCTGGCAGACGATCTCACGGGTCATTCTCCCGACTACGCTGCCGGCCATTATGACCGGGGTAGTGCTGGGGATGGCCCGCGCTTTCGGTGAAGCCCTGGCGGTACAGATGGTTATCGGTAATGCGCCTTTCGTGCCGCGCTCGCTCTTTGAATCGGCCTCCACGCTGACCAGTGTAATTACACTCAGCATGGGGAACACAACGATGGGCTCGACGTTAAATAATGCGCTGTGGAGTATGGCGCTGGTTCTTATGCTGATGACGTTCGTATTCGTCCTCCTCGTAAGAATGCTCGAAAGGAGAAATAAGATTTGA